DNA sequence from the Halocalculus aciditolerans genome:
CACGAGCTCTACGCGGGCACGCTCTCCGGGAGCGCCAGCCCCGACCTCCTCGCCCTCCTCGCGGACGCCGACGCCCTCCTCGGCGTCGCCACGGACTTCGACGCCGTCGCCACCCGCGGACACTCGGTCGACCTCCCCGACGCCCTCGTCCACGTCACTCTCGACGAAGGCGACCTCGGACAGGCCTACGAACCCACGGTGGGCATCGTCGCCGACGCCGACCGCACGCTGCGCGCCCTCGACGACGGCCTCGCCGCCGTCACGCTCGCTTCCGCCGGTGGCCGCGAGCGCGCACAGGCCGCCCGCGACGCCTTCGCCGAGCAAGTATCGGACCTCCGCGCGCAGACCGACCCGATGACGTCCGTCGCCGCGCTCGCCACCGTCCGCGACGCCCTCCCCCGCGAGACCGTCGTCTCCGTCGACGCCGGCGGCTTCCGCGTCTGGGCGCTCAACACCTTCGACGCCTACGGCCCGCGCTCCTACGTCAACCCGGGCTCTTGGGCCACCATGGGCACGGGCGTCCCCGGCGCGATCGGCGCGGCGCTCGCCAACCCCGACGACCCCGTCGTCGCCCTCACCGGCGACGGCGGCCTCATGATGTGCGTCCACGAACTCCACACCGCCGTCAGCGAGGACATCCCCATCACCGTCGTCGTCTTCAACAACGACGACTACGCCATCATCAGCGAGGAAGCCGGCCGCAGCTACGACCTCTCTCCCGGCGAATACTCCTGGCAGGACACCCACCTCGACTTTACCACCATCGCCGCCGGCATGGGCATGACCGCCGTCCGCGCGACGAGCCCGGACGAACTCGAAGACGCACTCGACACCGGCCTCGCCGCCGACGAACCCGTGCTCATCGAGGTCCCCACCGACCCCGAGGAGCCGCAGGCGGGCGAGTATATGGGTAACGTGGGTCGGAGCGAGGACGCGTAGCGTCCGAGCGAGACCCACGAAAACGCGAGCGGGGACGAAGGACCCGCGAGCAGAACGTTGCTCTCAGTCGCTAGCGCTCCCTCCGAGCAACGACAATCCGAACGGGGAGCGGGCGGCCCCGCGGGCCGCCGAACGAGCGAACGGTGGAACCGTGAGCGAACGCGACCCGTGAGGAACGTTTCCCGGAGCGACTGAGCGATAGCGACCGAGCTACGAGATTGCGAGTGGGTCGATGGTGAACGGTCGTTCGGTGTAGGTGTATTTGGGTGGCGAGGGCGGCCGGCGACCGAACCGTTAAGGCGGCGGCTTTCGGATGTGGGTGTGATGGCGTACGAGAACTACATCGACGGTGAGTGGGTCGCGGCGGAATCGGGCGAGACGGCGACGGTGCGGAATCCGGCGGACCTCGACGACGTCGTGGGGGAGTTCCCGGCGTCGGGTGAGGCGGACGTGGACGCGGCGGTCGCGGCGGCGTCGGCGGCGCAGTCCGAGTGGGCGGCGACGCCCGCGCCGGAGCGAGGGGCGTTGTTGCGGGAGCTCGCGGACGAACTGGAGGCGCGCGAGGACGAGTTGGCGGAGACGCTGACGCGCGAGGAGGGGAAGGTGCTCGGGGAGGCGGCGGGCGAGGTCGGGCACGCGATCGACAGTCTCCGGTACTACTCGGAGGCGATTCGGGACTTCGGCGGGGACGTGAAGAACGCGAGCGCGCGGGATAAGCGGCTGTTCACGCGGCGCGAGCCGGTGGGGGTGGTGGGGCTCATCGCGGCGTGGAACTACCCGATCGCGATTCCGGTGTGGAAGCTCGGGCCGGCGCTGGCCGCGGGGAATGCTGCCGTTTTCAAGCCGGCGAGCGCGACGCCGAACGTGATGCGGAAGGTCTTCGAGTGCATCGACGCGGTCGGGTTCCCGGACGGCGTGGCGAACTACGTCGTCGGGTCGGGGAGCGAGGTCGGGAGCGCGCTGACGAGCCACCCGGGCGTGAACGCGGTGTCGTTCACGGGGAGCACGGCGACGGGCCGCCGGGTCTACGAGTCGGCGTGCGAGGACCAGAAGCGCGTGCAGACGGAGATGGGCGGGAAGAATCCGACCATCGTCTCGGATTCGGCGGACCTCGAGGACGCGCTCGACATCGTCCAAGGAGGTGCGTTCGGCGTGACCGGGCAGGCCTGTACGGCGACGTCGCGCGCCATCGTCTACGAGGACGTCTACGACGAGTTCCTGGAGGGTATCGTGGCGCGCACGGAGTCAATCGAAGTCGGTCCCGGGCTGAAGGGCGGTGAGATGGGGCCGCAGGCGAACGAGAGCGAGCTCGAAGGGACGCTCGACTACGTCGACGTCGCGAAGGAGGACGGCGCGACGCTGGAGACGGGCGGCGGCCGCCCGGAGGCCGAAACGGACGGGTACTTCGTCGAGCCGACCGTGTTCTCCGACGTCGACCCCGAGATGCGTATCGCGCAAGAAGAGGTGTTCGGGCCGCTCCTCGCCGTCATCCCCGTGTCCGGGTTCGAGGAAGCGGTCGAGGTGGCGAACGGCGTGGATTACGGGCTCGCGGCGAGCATCGTGACGCAGGACCACTCGGAGGCGAACCGCTTCGTCGACGAGTCCGAGTCCGGCCTCGTGAAAATCAACGAGGGGACGACCGGGACCGAAGTCAACGTCCCCTTCGGCGGCATCAAGGACTCCTCCAGCAACACCTTCCGCGAGCAGGGCGACGCCGGCCTCCGGTTCTACACGCGCCTGAAGACCGTCTACGACAGCTACTAACCGGGCGTTTCGGGCGGCGACGCGATAGCTGTCGTGGCCAAACCCGCAGTATTAATGAGGCACACGTTCAAGGGGGAGTCGATGCTTGACTACGTCGACCTGGAAGCCGACCTCTCCAAGGAGGAACAGCTCATCCAGGAGACCGCACGCGAGTTCGTCGAAGAGGAGTTCAAGCCGGACGCGGGCGAGCACTTCATCGAGGGCACGTTCCCGACCGAGCTCATCCCGGAGATGGGCGAACTCGGCTTCTACGCGCCGAACCTCGAAGGCTACGGGCTGCCGAACGTCTCCGAGCGCGCGTACGGCCTCCTCATGCAGGAGCTCGAAGCCGGTGACTCCGGCCTCCGCTCGATGGCGAGCGTGCAGGGCGCACTCGTCATGTACCCCATCCACGCCTTCGGGAGCGAGGAGCAGAAGGAGACCTGGCTCCCCGACCTCGGGATGGGCGAAGCCGTCGGCTGCTTCGGGCTCACCGAGCCGAACCACGGGTCGAACCCGTCGCGGATGGAGACGCACGCCGAGAAGGACGGCGACGAGTACGTCCTCAACGGCGCGAAGACGTGGATCACGAACTCCCCCATCTCCGACGTCGCCGTCGTCTGGGCGAAAGACCGCAGCGACGACGACACCGTGAAGGGCTTCGTCGTCGACACCGACCTCGACGGCGTCACGACGAACAAGATCGACGAGAAACTCAGCCTCCGCGCGTCCATCACGGGCGAGATCAACCTGAACAACGTCCGCCTCAGCGAGGAGGACGTCCTCCCCGGCGTCGAGGGGATGAAGGGCCCGCTCTCCTGTCTCACGCAGGCGCGCTACGGCATCGCCTGGGGCGCCGTCGGCGCGGCCCGCGACGCCTTCGAGGAGGCTCGCGCGTACGCGACCGACCGCGAGCAGTTCGGCAAGCCCATCGGCGGCTTCCAGATTCAACAGGAGAAGCTCGCGGAGATGGCGACGCAGATCACGAACGCTCAACTCCTCGCGCACCGCCTCAGCGACCTGAAAGAGCGCGGCGACCTCCGCCCGCAGCAGGTCTCGATGGCGAAGCGGAACAACGTCCGCATGGCCCGCGACCAGACGCGCGTCGCCCGCGAGATGCTCGGCGGCAACGGCATCACCGCTGACTACAGCCCGATGCGCCACCTCTCGAACATGGAGACCGTCTACACCTACGAGGGAACCCACGACATCCACTCCCTCATCCTCGGCCAGGACCTCACCGGCATCGCCGCGTTCGAATAACTCCCCATCGGAACTTCGGGCGCTTTCGACACTCTCGGTACTCTCGATACTTCCGCCGTTCTCCTCTCTCGACGCCGTCGACGACCGCGTGTCCAACCCGCAGCAGAAACCCGGGAATACTACACTACTCATAATTATCTAAGACAGAATATTTAGATATTCTGTCTAATTCATCTATGAGATAGTTCTGTTGAGGTGCTCGCGAGGTTCATTAGTCGGTCGCTGATGAACGACGGATAAGTCTCGAAGAAGCGCCCAGTAGGGAGAACGAGTGAGGGAGACTGGGACTTGCTCAGCCTGCGGATTACTCTACGGGTTCGGCGGTGACGCCGGCGGCGTCGAGGGCGTCGTCGAGGGAGCCGAACTCGCGGTTGAAGCGGAGGATGGAGTGCGGGCAGTCGTGCATCACGTCGCTGCGGGTGGGGACGCGGCCCTTCTCGGCGCGGAGTTCGCGGAGGGCGTCCGCGAGTCGCGCTTCGAGGGATTTGGGTTCGGGGTTCGGCTCGGGGTCGTCGGTGCTGTCGGGCGTCCACGCGTCGAGTTCGGTCTTCGCGTCCGCCCAGCTGTCGAAGTAGCGGTCGTAGAGCGTCGCGTCGTAGCGGCCGTGCGCGTTCATCTGCTCGCGCGTCGGGATCTCGCCGAGGCCGAGGGAGACGCGCTGGAGTTCGCCGAGGAGGCGCGGGCGCGGCTCACAGCCCGCGGCTTCGACGGCTTCGGTCCACGAGCCGTACGCCTCGATGCAGTCCGCGACGGTGACGTCGCTCTCGACGAGGTCGGTCTCTTCGAGCACGTCGCCTTTCGCCTCGTGGAGCGCCGCGAGCTCGTCGCGGACCTCAGCGAGCCGGCCGGACTCCTCGTACGTGCGTTCGGCGTCCGGCGACGACGCGTCGTCTTCCGTCGTCGCTTCGGCGTCGGGTTCAGCATCGAGTTCCGGTTCGTCGTTAACTTCCGGTTCGGCGGCGTCGGTCGCCGCGTCGTCCTCGACGGTGGCCGTCGGCTCCGGTTCCGGCTCCGCGCCGGGTTCGGCTTCGGCGTCGAGCGCGTCGCCGGCGAGGCCGTCGGTCGACTTTTCGAGCGTGGTCGGCGTGGACGTCCCGGCGACGCTGACGCCCTCGATGGGTTCGCGCGGGGGAATCTCGGGGAGTTCGGTGAGGCGGCGTTCGATATCGGTCTCCGGCGGGAGCGCGCGGGAGTCGCCGGGGAGGTCGTCGACGTCGACCTCGATGGGCGCGACGGCGCGCTCGTCGAGGTAGGTCTCGTAGGCGTCGCGGGCGTCCTGGAGGTGGGCTTTCGCCTCCTCGACGTCGCCCGCGATTTTCGCGCGCTCGAACTGCTCGTGCGCGTGGTAGGCGTCGCGCACCGTCTCGTAGGAACGCCGGTACCGCTCGGGAACCGCGTCGCGACCGCTCTCGGCCGCGGCCTCGGACGCGTCGAGGGAGTCGCTCGCGGATTCGGCGGCGGTCGAGGAGCGGTCGTCGCCGGCGGCGCTCGGCGCGGTGCTCTCGCCGGCGACCGTCCCGGAGGGGTCCGCGAGGTCGCTCGCGCGCGCCGCGTCCATATCGGCCGACGTCGCGCCGCGCGGCTCCGGTTCGACGTCGCGGTCGGCGGGAGGTTCGGGGGCCGAATCGGCGTCGGTCTCCGAGTCCTCGGCGGGTTCGGTGGCGGTGACGTCGAGCGGCTCGACCTGCGACTCCGCGAGGGCGTCGATTGCGCCGGAGACGGAGCCCTGCGTGGGGATGTGGTCGTAGTCGCCAGCGCGCGTCAGCGGCTCCTTCGTCTTCAGCGTCGTCCGCGTGTCGGCGTTCGCGGGTTCGGGAGCGTCTTCGAGTTCGGCGGAGTCGGAGACGGAGTCGGCGTCCGCGTCGCGGTCGGGGTCGTCGTCGGTCTCCGGCGGCTCGATGGGTTCGTCGTCGATGGCTTCGACGAGGTCGAGGCCGTCGGCCATCGTCGTCGATCCGGCGGGGGCCCAGTCGACCGCGCGCTGTGCGGAGTCGGCGGCTTCGGCGAGTTCCGCGTCGGCGGAGACCCCGTCCTCCTCGCGGCGGCGCGCGCCGGCCTCGCGTTTCTGCCGCGCGCGTTCGAGGTGAGCGTCGGCGACGCGCTCGTCGACGAACGTGCGCGCAGCCGGAATCGCCCCGGTGTCCTTCGTGCGGAACGTGATCTCCGTGTCCGCGGTTTCGATCGTGAGTTTCGTCTGCTTCGAGAGCTTCCGTCGGCCGGTCGTCGCGTCGACGGTTTCGAGTTCGGTGTAGGGGACGTCGATGGTCGTGTCGCCGTCGGGGCCGCCGGCGACGCAGAGGATGCGGTCGTCGGTCGCGACGAGCATCGTCGCGTACTTGCCGAACCGGTGGTCGAGCGGCTCGCCGTTCACCGCGATGTCCGGCGTGCCAGCGCTCGCGAAGACGTAGTGGGGGAGTTCGCCCTCGTCGAGGTAGGCGTAGAGCGGGTCGTCGCTGAGGCCAGCGCTCCCGCGGACGCCGCCGGTGCCGGTACGCTTGAGCAGGGACGGGCTGTAGTCCCCGCGCGACCGCATGTAGGTGTTGAGTAAATCCACGGTAG
Encoded proteins:
- a CDS encoding thiamine pyrophosphate-binding protein; translation: MRVNEAVVDRLVGNDIDTVFGIPGKQSLPLNEAIGSRADIDFVVARHETAVSHQAWAYAETGGGMAATVVIPGPGDMNAMNGLKNALNDCTPLLHVAIETDPDLRGGDGIHETPPDTYDNVVKENIVVQNPESTLAELDRAVDIAQTAPNGPVRLGIPKNFLKMDVPLAERGDAPERPVLEPDAASVDAAVGALADAADPVILAGGGVRSANASDALLAVAERLDAPVVTTYKGKGVIPGDHELYAGTLSGSASPDLLALLADADALLGVATDFDAVATRGHSVDLPDALVHVTLDEGDLGQAYEPTVGIVADADRTLRALDDGLAAVTLASAGGRERAQAARDAFAEQVSDLRAQTDPMTSVAALATVRDALPRETVVSVDAGGFRVWALNTFDAYGPRSYVNPGSWATMGTGVPGAIGAALANPDDPVVALTGDGGLMMCVHELHTAVSEDIPITVVVFNNDDYAIISEEAGRSYDLSPGEYSWQDTHLDFTTIAAGMGMTAVRATSPDELEDALDTGLAADEPVLIEVPTDPEEPQAGEYMGNVGRSEDA
- the xacF gene encoding 2,5-dioxovalerate dehydrogenase, which translates into the protein MAYENYIDGEWVAAESGETATVRNPADLDDVVGEFPASGEADVDAAVAAASAAQSEWAATPAPERGALLRELADELEAREDELAETLTREEGKVLGEAAGEVGHAIDSLRYYSEAIRDFGGDVKNASARDKRLFTRREPVGVVGLIAAWNYPIAIPVWKLGPALAAGNAAVFKPASATPNVMRKVFECIDAVGFPDGVANYVVGSGSEVGSALTSHPGVNAVSFTGSTATGRRVYESACEDQKRVQTEMGGKNPTIVSDSADLEDALDIVQGGAFGVTGQACTATSRAIVYEDVYDEFLEGIVARTESIEVGPGLKGGEMGPQANESELEGTLDYVDVAKEDGATLETGGGRPEAETDGYFVEPTVFSDVDPEMRIAQEEVFGPLLAVIPVSGFEEAVEVANGVDYGLAASIVTQDHSEANRFVDESESGLVKINEGTTGTEVNVPFGGIKDSSSNTFREQGDAGLRFYTRLKTVYDSY
- a CDS encoding acyl-CoA dehydrogenase family protein, which produces MLDYVDLEADLSKEEQLIQETAREFVEEEFKPDAGEHFIEGTFPTELIPEMGELGFYAPNLEGYGLPNVSERAYGLLMQELEAGDSGLRSMASVQGALVMYPIHAFGSEEQKETWLPDLGMGEAVGCFGLTEPNHGSNPSRMETHAEKDGDEYVLNGAKTWITNSPISDVAVVWAKDRSDDDTVKGFVVDTDLDGVTTNKIDEKLSLRASITGEINLNNVRLSEEDVLPGVEGMKGPLSCLTQARYGIAWGAVGAARDAFEEARAYATDREQFGKPIGGFQIQQEKLAEMATQITNAQLLAHRLSDLKERGDLRPQQVSMAKRNNVRMARDQTRVAREMLGGNGITADYSPMRHLSNMETVYTYEGTHDIHSLILGQDLTGIAAFE
- a CDS encoding homing endonuclease associated repeat-containing protein, which codes for MDLLNTYMRSRGDYSPSLLKRTGTGGVRGSAGLSDDPLYAYLDEGELPHYVFASAGTPDIAVNGEPLDHRFGKYATMLVATDDRILCVAGGPDGDTTIDVPYTELETVDATTGRRKLSKQTKLTIETADTEITFRTKDTGAIPAARTFVDERVADAHLERARQKREAGARRREEDGVSADAELAEAADSAQRAVDWAPAGSTTMADGLDLVEAIDDEPIEPPETDDDPDRDADADSVSDSAELEDAPEPANADTRTTLKTKEPLTRAGDYDHIPTQGSVSGAIDALAESQVEPLDVTATEPAEDSETDADSAPEPPADRDVEPEPRGATSADMDAARASDLADPSGTVAGESTAPSAAGDDRSSTAAESASDSLDASEAAAESGRDAVPERYRRSYETVRDAYHAHEQFERAKIAGDVEEAKAHLQDARDAYETYLDERAVAPIEVDVDDLPGDSRALPPETDIERRLTELPEIPPREPIEGVSVAGTSTPTTLEKSTDGLAGDALDAEAEPGAEPEPEPTATVEDDAATDAAEPEVNDEPELDAEPDAEATTEDDASSPDAERTYEESGRLAEVRDELAALHEAKGDVLEETDLVESDVTVADCIEAYGSWTEAVEAAGCEPRPRLLGELQRVSLGLGEIPTREQMNAHGRYDATLYDRYFDSWADAKTELDAWTPDSTDDPEPNPEPKSLEARLADALRELRAEKGRVPTRSDVMHDCPHSILRFNREFGSLDDALDAAGVTAEPVE